TCGTATAGTTGGGCCAAAAATGTTTTGAAGACCGATCAGAGTCATTTGAATACAGGGAGGAAATTGACCTTATGCTCTAATTTTCCAGGAGGTTGGGTATTTTTAAATACAGATGGTTTCGTTAGGCTTGAGGATGATTCTGCAGCAGCAAGAAGGGTTGTGAAAGGTTGAAATGGGGAGTGGATCATTGGTTATAATAAGTTTCTGGGAAGCTGTTTAGTTTTTTAGGCCAAATTGTGTGGCATATTGGATGGTTTGAATACCCTAATTGATCATGGTTTGGATAAGGTAATGATTCAGACTGATAGTCTTGAAGCGGTGATGACCATTTGGGAGAGTTCTACAGGAGGGTCCAATACGGCTCTAATTAGGAGGATTCTTCAGTTACTGTCTCTGTTTTCTCATTGGAATCTTTTTTATATACCCAGAGAAGAGAACCAGGAAGCTGATAGATTTGCAAAGATGGCTCACTAGGGAAGTGAAGGTTTGCGACTGTTTGGAAGACCCCCGTTTAAGGAGTTAAGCTAGTTGGCATAgtttatttcttatatttttctatttttcaccaaaaaaaaaatacaattatgcATGCATCTGTTATACTACTTTTAACTTTGTTGATTTGATtctcactttcttttttttcttttaacatagttctcattttcttcatttgctAAAAATTCATGACATGTATTCTATGATAAGTTTATAACATTTATCTCTTAATAACATGTTTAATTAACGATAACAACCTCTATAACAAGTGAAATCTTGACagacaaataaaagaaaactgtTATACAGAGAATTGACTACATACAAATTAATATTCGGCACATAAACAATATACCTTCTTTTATTCCACAAACAtccttgaaaaagattatcattCAAACTTTTATCCTACTTATGAGGTCTAAAAACTCtactatcattattattttaccataGAAAATAAtccaagtaaataaattaaccCGTTTCCAATTAACGCACCCATGTCGTCTTCAAAATGCAAAATGAATCATGACCTTCAGACgtttttataatcattttaaagaaaacctCCACCATATAACAAAACCATCACAATAcaacttttatgcaatttaaagCCTTTTTTTGGATAATAAAACAACTTGCTTatctttaaaattacaaaatgaaacaTCATTAAACAACCTCCTGGATTTGGTTGAGTTTTAACTATGTCCCATCGACATTGACTCACTTCCATGGCTTTAAAGGAAGCTCCTCTGAAAAGATCCAGTTGAAAACCTGGACGTTAAACCTTTAACCATGTTTTCTGTATCGAGATTCACACTCTGCCTTCCGGCTGTCAGGTCCTTCTCCCGATCCCATGGCTTCCATGGATGTTTACCCTCCCACtcatctttctctttctctgaCTGTTGCTTTGATTTCTTCTTCGGTCGCTTTGAAGCCTCTTCTTGATGCTTCTGTACCAGTGATTTCGATcgtttttctttattatatttatccacCAAATCTGCATCCAAAAAGCTTCTCTTCgtcttttcttcttcattcgaAGCAAGCGCAGCAGCCTCATTGTAGGCTTCCAAGTAACTGCGATTAAGAAAGCAGAATCATCATAAACAACTAAACAAATCAATTATGACCATGCAAAATGATTTCCAAAATGTTCAACGTGAGATTCTCACTGCATCTTTGCTTTTTGGGCTCGCTCTAAAGGTGTATCGGTCCACACACTAGTATCACCCCGCCCTTCTTTCGTGCTCTTGCTAAATTTTGTCGATTGCATTGTCACACCAGGCTGACAAGAATAAACAGGTCAGATATTCTAATTAGagtaatttcaatttaaactcAGAAATCTCATGTGGCAACCAAGAATGCAATTGATATTTTCAGCTTTCCTAGGTGGACGATCCACAATAAGAAGACAAAAATTTCATAAGTTCCAATACGGAGTTGAATATGCAGGAGGATTGAAGGATTTATTCCAAAGGACAAAAACCGATTATGACATTTGTGCAACTAACTACGCAAAAATAGAGCATTGCAGACCAAAATGTCTTACTTTCCTCTCGGGAGGTAGTGTTGTCATCCATTCATCCCTTTTTGGGGGCGCTTTAACTTCCACCTCCGCGAGCAGCTCATCATCACCCTCCATTGATATACCTGCAATAATTAATAGTTCTCTTGATTCTAGATCAACATTCTTTAACACTCCATGAACTGTTGACAAAAGATGCAAAAGAATACTGAACTATTGGAAAATGTTAAAGCCAGTTCATTTAAGAGGTGTAAAAACTCAAAATGTATCCTAGTCATCGCAGCTAAAGAAAATAACGGGAGACATACACATGAATGCACATGCAAGAGCGTGCAGGCACACACATAGATGTTGCATGTAACTACAGAAAATATCTAACCTTGCAATCTTCTCCATTGTGCAGCTTCACGCATTGCTCGCAACTCAGCCTATGGCAGAAAAAGGCTTAATAAGTTAATACTAATAAGTTTATCAAATTAAGACCTGTACTAAGAGCTTGTAAATACCAAATACCTTGAATTCCTCCTGCTCCTCCTTCAGTTTTATTTTCTCATCCAGTGCTTTTCGCTACAAAATGTAAGAAGTTTGATGTTAGAATTACAAGACTGAGACTAAATACTAaagagagagagggagagagagaattataagtcaacaacaaattcaaaatgcagCAATAATTACCTCATGAAATCACTGATAACAAAAAGTAAATGTGCTTAATTACCACACTAACAGGACTACTTAATTCTAGCAATAATACTAGCATAGCAATTCGTATATATGGTAAAAGAAGAGATGCCTCTCTACAATGACGTTGTTCAACCTATTTTGatagtaattttgatgaatatgcCACTCTTCCCACTTTCATCCTTTTCCgcattttacccaaaaattcaGATTTATATGTTCCTTGGAATCAGATACAAGAGTCAGGTAAAAGATAATGGATCTTAAAACCTCATTTATCAGACTCATAAAGAGAGTGATAAGATCCATATCTCAAAATAGACATTGAACTTCTAAATGTATAAAAAGAATGCAAACAGAATATGTCACTAAGCTATCTATTACATCTACCTGCCCAATACAAAATCTTTATCCAACTAACATAAAATGACCACCAATTCTGGACCTAGCTTACATGAGCTCAAGTTTGaaacaaaaccaaacaaaaactCAAGAAAAAGGGCAGTTATTTATCAACATGAACAGGGAACAATTTTCACGGACTCTGCAGTTTTGTCTCGTGTTCTTCGGGGTATCATTCTTCTTTCTCCTATCGTTCTCCTCTTCTTAGAAGtaatctttttttcttccattttgttTTCGTTTATCTCAAAATTTCATCTCACTCCACCCCCACTGCCTCTCTTCTTATCCCTGTTTTCACCTCTTCATTATCAATGGTGGATGATCTGTAGCAAGGAGGTAGAATTTGCATTCAAAATCTCTATGTCCAACACTTATCTACCCTATAACCTACCATAGCTTATGTCATCTCAGCACAGGTGCAATTCGCACTACTTCAATCCATCTCCCTTAAACTGCCAAATCAAACTAATAGAGACAGCAATTGACCTACTAAATGACGACATATTTAGAAAGCTAtttattcaacttttacatGTACAACTTTGAACATGATAACATTGTATGTTGGTGAAAACTCAGGAAAAAGATTTACAGCTAATAAGCTTTTCTGCCCACGCAATTGTTTAGATGACACAGGTTCATTAAGCTTAATAAGATCTGTAATAATATTAACTCGGTGATAGGACAAGGTAAAATCTGGGGTCCTATCTCTTGTGAGCATCTCAATACTAAAGAACACTTCAATAAGCTTACAGCATTGGCTCACACAATGAATTGACACAGGCAACGAAGAACCATAAGACCCAAAATGAATGAGACATCTAAGGTATCAACCATGGCTGCATGCAAAATAGACAAATAAAAACCCTCACCTTATCTGGATCTTGTAACTCCTTAAAAGCTTTGTTGAGTATGATAAATGCTTGGTGCGCCTGTGGATGAGGACACTTGTCTGGATGCACCATAAGAGACAGTTTCCAGTACctaaaggaaaaacaaagcAGCTTATGAGAAACACGGTTCAACACAAGTTCACGATCACATCAAGATAAATGGCAAAGTCCATCAACAGATAAACTGCCTCTAAAATGAGAAAAGGAcacaaaaagtaaataatttggGTTTGTTCTCGGTCTTTCACATTTTGGTCAATTCAGGTTTGGGTTTTTTTCGAATGGGTTTTCAAGTTAAGGTTCATTTTCCCCTCTCTAATTATAACAAACTACCACGTACATGCTCATTATTATTAAACTAGGGTGGCGGCGGCGTTGATACAATGTAAAACATCTATTGctgaggaaaaagaaagatttggTATCCAATATGTGCTTAAACAATGAAAggcaatgaaaaagaaaatcatggaACTATTCTTAAATTCTTCCTCATtcatgtaaaagaaaaagatctGCTAATTATcctcaataaaaaaaaataaagttgcaATAAAAAACCttactttttctttatattatcaGCAGTCGTATTTCTGTTTGCTCCTATAACATCATATGGACAATCAGATCCAACACCCATAATTCTTGTGACCTGCTCAGGGAAAAATGAAGAGCTATTGAGTGATTACATACAAGTAACTCTTCATAAAGACAACCATAATGCATCAAGCCAAAGAATTGCTTATCATACAAGTGCATAAGTAACTGAGTATATATACCTAGGACTTTAGGGAACCTACACAATTTCATTGCTGTTCTCAAAATTCTCAAGCTCTAAGCATATTACCAGTTAATACAGAACCAGAAGTATGGAAGAAGAACCAAAGGGCAATAAAAGGTCACGGGTGAAAATTTCCACATTTCAGAAGAAGCTCAATGTTGCAATTTTTATGGCTTTGCCAATAAAAGATATATGGCTAAATCTGAATAAGCTACATAAGGGGTAAATTTTGGAACCTCTTCAAAACGTTCTGCTTCATTTGCCGATTCAGCCTCAGCAACCAGAGCAGGTGGTGGAGGTCCAATAAAGAGTTCATCATCTTCCTCTATCTCAGCTTCTCTagattaatttgtgaaaaggATGCCagagaaaaagttaaaaaagccAGCATTAATTTTCTGATACAAAATAAGGATATCCAAAATGACTTTGACAATTATGCAGACCAGACTtgtataaaatgaaaacatGTGAAACTCAAAATGACAAAAAGTGGAACCAATAAAAGCTGAGTAAAAATACTTCATTACATAGAATACCTGAGCTCAGCCTGGGCTTCTGTTAATTTGGCTGCTGCAGCAAGTAACTCAGCTGAGG
The nucleotide sequence above comes from Gossypium raimondii isolate GPD5lz chromosome 13, ASM2569854v1, whole genome shotgun sequence. Encoded proteins:
- the LOC105783344 gene encoding uncharacterized protein LOC105783344 encodes the protein MGRKTRKKHVDDTPTSSSSPSTSDDSKSSLERRHRHRKVRRRKDESSRREKERKREKRKRKEKERERKRRKSRREDRREKRRDYGSDSKSGSDSSSGSDSEGDKRRVEPEVVVQQILKEFPNVGNDLKQLLQMIDDGQAVDIKGISERSLNKHLKKLFLSLKLKENGDRVFLLSSKSRPTLGVVGHLIQAHTEPKEQQLTNSGSVKDAHSIPEHAESSQVMDENNSDRDDSATPKRRVIGPAMPSAELLAAAAKLTEAQAELREAEIEEDDELFIGPPPPALVAEAESANEAERFEEVTRIMGVGSDCPYDVIGANRNTTADNIKKKYWKLSLMVHPDKCPHPQAHQAFIILNKAFKELQDPDKRKALDEKIKLKEEQEEFKAELRAMREAAQWRRLQGISMEGDDELLAEVEVKAPPKRDEWMTTLPPERKPGVTMQSTKFSKSTKEGRGDTSVWTDTPLERAQKAKMHYLEAYNEAAALASNEEEKTKRSFLDADLVDKYNKEKRSKSLVQKHQEEASKRPKKKSKQQSEKEKDEWEGKHPWKPWDREKDLTAGRQSVNLDTENMVKGLTSRFSTGSFQRSFL